One Myxocyprinus asiaticus isolate MX2 ecotype Aquarium Trade chromosome 20, UBuf_Myxa_2, whole genome shotgun sequence genomic region harbors:
- the ccdc170 gene encoding LOW QUALITY PROTEIN: uncharacterized protein ccdc170 (The sequence of the model RefSeq protein was modified relative to this genomic sequence to represent the inferred CDS: deleted 1 base in 1 codon; substituted 2 bases at 2 genomic stop codons) translates to MDNSVIQQHLAYYKQSTATAREELATLQAKYXSLPSQVSDAQSKVVSQEETINNLRDATESHNEKEARQESLLSALREHNYNTEQEMLSITSSKSIMDMRIQTLTKENEEMGARVMELDIKSKQHLRECNKAKQEATEIQRRSDEFISTLASKVSINLAGKTDPTDYIVFMVMDACCKDRDRLKNCIHALEERVKSYEVECKASRETVKRLATDVDHQQTISAKXAKLSQNKQISRHDLDTVSLKKLSFERENQALKTTLEETELAHSSAQQRCSHYENLCQDLDNKLSRYQNEAQVSHSLYDSFLKEVESLLDNLSSQPTEQILKALTALCSHEKV, encoded by the exons ATGGACAACTCTGTAATCCAACAACAC TTGGCATACTATAAACAATCCACAGCGACGGCCCGTGAGGAACTCGCCACCCTGCAAGCCAAATATTAGAGTCTGCCATCACAGG TTTCAGACGCCCAATCAAAGGTTGTGTCTCAAGAGGAGACTATAAATAATTTAAGGGATGCTACTGAGAGTCATAATGAGAAGGAGGCAAGACAGGAGTCTCTTCTGAGCGCTCTCAGAgaacacaactacaacacagaGCAAGAGATGCTTTCCATCACCTCCTCCAAAAGCATCATGGACATGAGAATACAGACACTGACAAAGGAGAACGAGGAGATGGGGGCGAGAGTGATGGAACTTGACATTAAGTCTAA ACAGCATTTAAGAGAATGCAACAAGGCAAAACAGGAAGCCACTGAGATCCAGAGGAGATCTGATGAGTTTATATCAACACTGGCAAGCAAAGTCTCCATAAATTTAGCAGGAAAGACAGATCCAACGGATTACATTGTGTTCATGGTGA TGGATGCATGCTGTAAGGACAGAGACAGACTGAAGAACTGCATTCATGCTCTAGAAGAACGTGTGAAATCCTATGAAGTGGAATGTAAAGCCAGTAGAGAAACAGTAAAGCGACTGGCAACTGATGTTGACCATCAGCAAACAATCTCAGCTAAATGAGCTAAACTCAGTCAGAACAAACAAATATCTAGACAT GATTTGGATACTGTCTCCCTGAAGAAACTCAGTTTTGAAAGGGAGAACCAGGCCCTTAAAACCACTCTAGAGGAGACTGAACTGGCCCATTCATCAGCACAGCAGCGGTGCAGTCACTATGAGAATCTGTGCCAGGATCTCGACAATAAACTCAGCAGATACCAGAATGAAGCTCAGGTGTCTCACAGTCTCTATGACTCCTTCCTTAAAGAGGTGGAGTCTTTGCTTGATAATCTATCTTCTCAACCCACAGAGCAAATATTGAAGGCACTTACAGCCCTTTGTAGCCATGAAAAAGTGTAA